The segment AATGCCGAGCTTGCGCGCTTCGCTGATCGCAATATGTTCGTGGTCCACGTCGATGACGAACATCGCATCCGGCAGTCCGCCCATGTCCTTGATGCCACCGATGCTCTGCTCGAGCTTGGCCATCTGGCGCGAGCGCATCAGCGCTTCCTTCTTCGTCAGCCGTGCGAACGTACCGTCCTGGCTCTGCTGTTCGAGTTCACGCAGACGCTTGATCGAAGCGCGAATCGTCTTGTAATTGGTCAGCATGCCGCCGAGCCAGCGATGACTGACGTAGGGCATGCCGGCGCGCTGCGCCTCTTCCTCGATGATCTTGCTCGCCGAGCGCTTGGTGCCGACGAACAGCAGCCGGTTCTTGTTTCCGGCGAGCTGGCGCACGAAGCCAAGCGATTCGTTGAACGCGACGGCAGTATGCTCGAGGTTGATGATGTGAACCTTGTTGCGGGCACCGAAGATGTATTGCTTCATCTTCGGATTCCAGTAGCGGGTCTGGTGTCCGAAGTGAACACCGGCCTGCAGCATTTCCTTCATGGAAACGTGAGTCATGATTGCACCTTGCATTGTCAGGGTTGAGCCTCCACGCACCCCATGATCCGACCTGTGCAGCGATTCCCGCCGCGTCGGGCACCCCGGAGCATGTGCCGATGCGTGTGTGTCGTTCGGATCCACTCGTACGGCGCCCGACCGGATGGTCGGACCTGCCGCGGCAGCATCCCGCCCCATGCGTGGACCAGGTCCAGCGCGGGGCGGGCGGCTTTATACCACAGCACCACCGCGAACAGAAGTCGCGGCTGGTCCGGCTCCGACTATTGCCGGTATTGGGCCGATGCCGTGCGTGAGCCCTGGTTTACAATGGCAGCCATAGCCAGACGGTGAGTTGCCGTGCCACGCGCTCCGGAAGCCGAAACCATCATGAAGAGCCAGCCGAATCCGCCGCCGGGGTTCATCAAGAATCCGGCCGAAATCGAACGCATGCGCGTCGCCGGACGCCTTGCGGCAGACGTGATCGAAATGATCACGCCGCACGTACAGCCCGGCATCAGCACCGGGGAACTCGACCGTATCTGCCACGATTTCATCGTGAACGTGCAACAGGCGGTCCCGGCGCCTCTCAACTACCACGGCTTCCCGAAGTCGATCTGCACTTCGGTCAATCAGGTCGTATGCCACGGCATTCCCAGCGACAAGCGCATCCTCAAGCACGGCGACATCGTCAACATCGACATCACCGTAATGAAAGACGGTTATTACGGTGACACCAGCGTGATGTTCCTCGTGGGGCGCCACGAAGTCCATGCCGAACGGTTGGTACGAATCACGCAGGAATGCCTGTACCGCGCGATCGACGTGGTGCGCCCGGGTGCACATCTCGGCGACATCGGCCACGTGATCCAGCAGCACGCGGAGGCCAGCTACTACTCTGTGGTGCGCGAGTACTGTGGTCACGGCATCGGCAGCCAGTTCCACGAAGAGCCGCAGGTGCTGCATTACGGGCGACCCGGCACCGGCATGCAACTGCTGGAAGGCATGACGTTCACGATCGAACCGATGATCAACGCCGGCAAGCGCCACACGAAACTGTCACAGCGCGATGGCTGGACCGTGGAAACCCGTGACGGCCGGCTCTCGGCGCAGTGGGAGCACACGCTGCTGGTGACCATCAACGGCTGCGAGGTGCTTACCGCGCGCCGCGGGGAACCATGGCGCGAGGCGGACTGAACCGATGTCAGAACAGGCGCCACCGCAAGACGGAGAGCAGATTGCCGCACGTCTTGCCGATGGCACTGCATTGCTTGCGGCCGTACGCGACCAGCTCGCACTGATCGGAGCGGACCTGGATCGGCGCTTCCTCGCCGGAGAAGACATCCACACGCTGGTCACCGAGCGTGCGCTGCGTCTCGATGTGGTACTCGACTGTCTCTGGACCCACTACGGGCTCGCCGCGGAGCCGTGCATCGCGCTGCTCGCGGTCGGTGGCTACGGTCGCGGGGAACTGCATCCACATTCCGACATCGACCTGCTGGTACTGCTGACCGACGAGTCGGTCCGCGGTCTGCATGCGGATGCGCTCGAAGCGTTCATCACCTGCCTCTGGGACACGCGTCTGACGATCGGCCACAGCGTGCGCACGCTCGCCGAATGCCGTGAGGCAGCTGCAGCCGACATCACGATCGTGACTGCGCTGATGGAGGCACGCACGCTCTGCGGTGACGACGCACTGCGCGAGCGGCTCGCGATGCTCACCGGTCCCGGCCAGATCTGGCCAAGTGCCGACTTCTTCCGCGCCAAATGGGACGAACAGAAGGCCCGTCACCACAAGTTCAACGACACCGAATACAACCTGGAACCGAACATCAAGGGCTGTCCGGGCGGTTTGCGCGACGTGCAGACCGTCGGCTGGGTCGCCAAGCGCCACTTCCACGCCACCAGCACGCTCGAGCTCGTCGCTCGCGGTTTCCTCAGCGAAGCCGAGTACCGCACGCTGATGCGAGGGCAGGATTTTCTGTGGCGAATCCGCTACGGCCTGCACATGCTCGCCAAACGCGCCGAGGACCGCCTGCTGTTCGACTACCAGCTCGGTCTGGCGCGCATGTTCGGCTACGCCGACGACGAACGCGGGCTTGGTGTCGAGCACTTCATGAAAGACTGTTTTCGCTGGGTACTGCGCCTCGGCGTCCTCAACGAAATGCTGACCCAACTGTTCGATGAAGCGATCCTGCGCGCCTGCGAACCGGTTGACCCGTACGAACTCAACCAGCGGTTTC is part of the Pseudomonadales bacterium genome and harbors:
- the rpsB gene encoding 30S ribosomal protein S2: MTHVSMKEMLQAGVHFGHQTRYWNPKMKQYIFGARNKVHIINLEHTAVAFNESLGFVRQLAGNKNRLLFVGTKRSASKIIEEEAQRAGMPYVSHRWLGGMLTNYKTIRASIKRLRELEQQSQDGTFARLTKKEALMRSRQMAKLEQSIGGIKDMGGLPDAMFVIDVDHEHIAISEARKLGIPVIGICDTNSDPEGIDYLIPGNDDSIRAIRLYVSAIADACVAGRQDGGGIGSRDEFVEVGAETRDA
- the map gene encoding type I methionyl aminopeptidase is translated as MKSQPNPPPGFIKNPAEIERMRVAGRLAADVIEMITPHVQPGISTGELDRICHDFIVNVQQAVPAPLNYHGFPKSICTSVNQVVCHGIPSDKRILKHGDIVNIDITVMKDGYYGDTSVMFLVGRHEVHAERLVRITQECLYRAIDVVRPGAHLGDIGHVIQQHAEASYYSVVREYCGHGIGSQFHEEPQVLHYGRPGTGMQLLEGMTFTIEPMINAGKRHTKLSQRDGWTVETRDGRLSAQWEHTLLVTINGCEVLTARRGEPWREAD